Proteins from a genomic interval of Nocardioides jishulii:
- a CDS encoding GMC oxidoreductase — translation MVVPHYDVVIIGSGFGGSVSALRLSEKGYSVAVLEAGARFSDEDFPRTSFDLKRYLFAPAAGLYGIQRIDMVRDCMILAGAGVGGGSLVYANTLYEPLDPFYSDPSWAHITDWKSELAPYYDQAKRMLGVVTNPVRTPSDDVMEKVAEEMGVADSFHPTPVGVFFGGPGQDEGSEVADPFFGGVGPSRRTCLNCGECMTGCRHNAKNTLVKNYLHLAEQMGAVVHPLTTVTRVRPRAEGGYEVTARWTKAKLSRRTAVKSFTCDQVIFSAAALGTQKLLHRLKSSGDLPHISDRLGVLTRTNSEAILGAIAPDRSVDYSYGVAISSSIHPDAETHIEPVRYGHGSNVMSLLQTVLVDDVPGQNRALNWVKEMWAKRAEVFDLYDLKHWSERAIIALVMQTKDNSITTVPAKTPFGWRMSSVQGHGEPNPTYIKVAYEATRRMSDLLGGTPGGSIGEPFNRPLTAHFIGGCTIGDSPDNGVVDPYQRAFGHPGIHVVDGSAISANLGVNPSLTITAQAERAMAYWPNKGEPDARPALGEAYRPIRPVAPRRPAVPEAAPAALRLPVVSIT, via the coding sequence ATGGTCGTGCCGCACTACGACGTCGTCATCATCGGCTCAGGGTTCGGCGGCTCGGTCAGCGCGCTGCGCCTGAGCGAGAAGGGCTACTCCGTCGCCGTCCTGGAGGCGGGCGCCCGCTTCTCCGACGAGGACTTCCCGCGCACGTCGTTCGACCTGAAGCGCTACCTCTTCGCGCCGGCGGCCGGCCTCTACGGGATCCAGCGCATCGACATGGTGCGTGACTGCATGATCCTGGCAGGAGCCGGCGTCGGCGGCGGCTCGCTCGTCTACGCCAACACGCTCTACGAACCGCTCGACCCCTTCTACTCCGACCCGTCATGGGCCCACATCACCGACTGGAAGTCGGAGCTGGCGCCCTACTACGACCAGGCCAAGCGGATGCTCGGCGTGGTGACCAACCCCGTGCGTACGCCCTCGGACGACGTGATGGAGAAGGTTGCCGAGGAGATGGGCGTGGCGGACTCCTTCCACCCCACCCCGGTCGGGGTCTTCTTCGGTGGTCCCGGACAGGACGAGGGCAGCGAGGTCGCGGACCCGTTCTTCGGCGGCGTCGGCCCGTCCCGGCGGACGTGCCTCAACTGCGGCGAGTGCATGACGGGGTGTCGTCACAACGCCAAGAACACGCTGGTCAAGAACTACCTCCACCTGGCCGAGCAGATGGGCGCCGTCGTGCACCCGCTCACCACCGTCACCCGGGTGCGACCCCGCGCCGAGGGTGGGTACGAGGTGACCGCGCGCTGGACGAAGGCGAAGCTCTCGCGGCGTACGGCGGTGAAGAGCTTCACGTGTGACCAGGTGATCTTCTCGGCCGCCGCGCTGGGCACCCAGAAGCTGCTGCACCGGCTCAAGAGCAGCGGCGACCTGCCGCACATCTCCGACCGTCTCGGCGTGCTCACCCGCACCAACTCCGAGGCCATCCTCGGGGCGATCGCTCCCGACCGCAGCGTCGACTACAGCTACGGCGTGGCCATCTCCTCCTCGATCCACCCCGACGCGGAGACCCACATCGAGCCGGTCCGCTACGGCCACGGCAGCAACGTGATGTCGCTGCTCCAGACCGTGCTCGTCGACGACGTCCCGGGCCAGAACCGGGCGCTCAACTGGGTCAAGGAGATGTGGGCGAAGCGCGCGGAGGTCTTCGACCTCTACGACCTCAAGCACTGGTCGGAGCGGGCGATCATCGCGCTCGTGATGCAGACCAAGGACAACTCGATCACCACCGTGCCGGCGAAGACGCCGTTCGGCTGGCGCATGTCGAGCGTCCAGGGTCACGGCGAGCCGAACCCCACCTACATCAAGGTGGCGTACGAGGCGACGCGGCGGATGTCCGACCTTCTCGGCGGGACGCCCGGCGGTTCCATCGGTGAGCCCTTCAACCGACCCCTCACCGCCCACTTCATCGGTGGTTGCACCATCGGCGACAGTCCGGACAACGGTGTGGTGGATCCCTACCAGCGGGCCTTCGGGCACCCCGGGATCCACGTCGTCGACGGCTCGGCGATCTCCGCCAACCTGGGGGTCAACCCGTCGCTCACGATCACGGCCCAGGCGGAGCGCGCGATGGCGTACTGGCCCAACAAGGGAGAGCCTGACGCGCGGCCGGCGTTGGGGGAGGCCTACCGGCCGATCCGTCCCGTCGCTCCGCGGCGACCCGCGGTGCCGGAAGCGGCCCCGGCTGCGCTGCGACTGCCTGTGGTGTCCATCACCTGA
- a CDS encoding succinic semialdehyde dehydrogenase — protein MSATPSSRGPVTDGPRDPELHTDATYALDLAYVARLTARIPSSSGRTVEHVSPLGGQPLGAIPQSEVVDVERAFARARAAQRAWELVPVAERQEILLRLHDVVLERREEICELICLESGKARKDAFLEVAHLAMTARYYGRTAAQHLATTRVPGMFPVLTHVEVNRIPKGVVGIISPWNYPFTLALCDGIPALAAGNAVVAKPDQQTILTGLLGAELMDQAGFPADLWQVVSGAGADVGTPMIAAADYICFTGSTRTGKLIASQCAERLIGCSLELGGKNPMLVLRDASVERAAEGAVRGAFSNSGQLCISMERIFVADQVYDRFVERFVARTEAMTLGASTSWEVDVGTLISQAQLDTVEAHVADAVAKGATVLTGGKARPDLGPYYYEPTVLEGVTPDMTCFGTETFGPLVSLYRFHDESEAVERANDGTYGLNASIYSRDHQRARATARRVKAGTVNVNEPYGAAFGSLAAPMGGMRESGLGRRQGAEGILRYTETQSVGTQRGPAIAPPFGISEERYAAIMTSSLKVLKKLGRA, from the coding sequence ATGAGTGCCACGCCCTCCTCCCGCGGCCCCGTGACCGACGGCCCGCGCGACCCCGAGCTCCACACTGACGCGACCTACGCGCTGGACCTGGCGTACGTCGCACGACTGACCGCACGCATTCCGAGCTCGTCCGGACGCACGGTCGAGCACGTCTCGCCGTTGGGGGGCCAGCCGCTCGGCGCGATCCCGCAGAGCGAGGTCGTCGACGTCGAGCGCGCCTTCGCCCGGGCCCGGGCTGCGCAGCGTGCGTGGGAGCTGGTGCCCGTGGCGGAGCGTCAGGAGATCCTGCTGCGCCTGCACGACGTCGTCCTGGAGCGCCGCGAGGAGATCTGCGAGCTCATCTGCCTGGAGTCGGGCAAGGCCCGCAAGGACGCCTTCCTCGAGGTCGCCCACCTGGCGATGACGGCGCGCTACTACGGGCGTACGGCCGCCCAGCACCTGGCCACCACGCGGGTCCCGGGCATGTTCCCGGTGCTGACCCACGTCGAGGTCAACCGCATCCCCAAGGGCGTCGTCGGCATCATCTCGCCGTGGAACTACCCGTTCACCCTGGCGCTGTGCGACGGCATCCCGGCGCTGGCCGCCGGCAACGCGGTGGTCGCGAAGCCTGACCAGCAGACCATCCTCACCGGCCTGCTGGGCGCCGAGCTGATGGACCAGGCGGGCTTCCCCGCCGACCTGTGGCAGGTGGTCTCCGGCGCGGGCGCCGACGTCGGTACGCCGATGATCGCCGCGGCCGACTACATCTGCTTCACCGGGTCCACCCGCACCGGCAAGCTGATCGCGAGCCAGTGCGCCGAGCGCCTCATCGGCTGCTCGCTGGAGCTGGGTGGGAAGAACCCGATGCTCGTCCTGCGCGACGCGTCGGTGGAACGGGCCGCCGAAGGCGCAGTGCGAGGAGCATTCTCCAACTCGGGCCAGCTCTGCATCTCGATGGAGCGGATCTTCGTGGCCGACCAGGTCTACGACCGGTTCGTGGAGCGGTTCGTGGCGCGCACCGAGGCGATGACCCTGGGCGCGTCGACCAGCTGGGAGGTCGACGTGGGCACGCTGATCAGTCAGGCCCAGCTCGACACCGTCGAGGCCCACGTGGCCGACGCCGTCGCCAAGGGAGCGACCGTGCTCACCGGCGGCAAGGCCCGGCCCGACCTCGGCCCCTACTACTACGAGCCCACGGTCCTGGAGGGCGTCACGCCCGACATGACCTGCTTCGGCACCGAGACCTTCGGTCCCCTCGTCTCGCTCTACCGCTTCCACGACGAGTCCGAGGCCGTCGAACGGGCCAACGACGGGACGTACGGCCTCAACGCCTCGATCTACAGCCGTGACCACCAGCGTGCCCGGGCCACCGCTCGCCGGGTCAAGGCGGGCACGGTCAACGTCAACGAGCCCTACGGTGCCGCGTTCGGCTCGCTGGCCGCCCCGATGGGTGGCATGCGCGAGTCGGGCCTGGGTCGTCGCCAGGGTGCCGAGGGCATCCTGCGCTACACCGAGACCCAGTCGGTCGGCACGCAGCGCGGCCCGGCGATCGCGCCGCCGTTCGGCATCTCCGAGGAGAGGTACGCGGCCATCATGACCAGCAGCCTCAAGGTGCTGAAGAAGCTCGGCCGCGCCTGA
- a CDS encoding glycerol-3-phosphate dehydrogenase/oxidase — MSRPIALNPDSRAAALEAMAAGDLDVLVVGGGVVGVGAALDAVTRGLSVGLIEQRDLASGTSSRSSKLVHGGLRYLEMFDFALVKEALEERGLLLTRLAPHLVRPVPFLYPLEHTYERPYVGAGVALYDAMAMAGKYETGVPRHKHVFRKELARLAPDIRTDSLHGAIRYYDAQVDDARLVMTIARTAANNGAHVATRTKVVGFLREGERIVGVEARDLENGVDFTVRARTVINAAGVWTDQIQEMIGGQGALDVDASKGIHLVVPRDRIRSECGFITKTPHSVLFVIPWGRHWIIGTTDTPWDLDLAHPAASRTDIDYLLEQVNALLKVPLDHDDVEGVYAGLRPLLKPLRKAGVEAETTKLSREHTTISPIPGLVLIAGGKLTTYRVMARDAVDLAVAELDDVLPSITDRVPLVGAYGFETRTNQRVALSRDAGIGIGRIDHLLGRFGGLVDEVLTLVDERPELAKPLAHADEYLAVEVVYAVTHEGARHLDDVLARRTRISIETFDRGVKAAREVAELMAPELGWDKGTVDREVDHWLRRVEAERQSQQMATDTEADEARVAAPEIL, encoded by the coding sequence GTGAGCCGACCCATCGCGCTGAACCCTGACTCCCGCGCCGCCGCACTGGAAGCCATGGCTGCGGGTGACCTCGACGTGCTGGTCGTCGGCGGGGGAGTGGTCGGGGTCGGCGCGGCGCTCGATGCCGTGACCCGGGGCCTGAGCGTCGGCCTCATCGAGCAGCGCGACCTCGCCAGCGGCACGTCGTCACGCTCCTCCAAGCTGGTCCACGGCGGCCTGCGCTACCTGGAGATGTTCGACTTCGCCCTGGTGAAGGAGGCGCTGGAGGAGCGTGGGCTGCTGCTCACCCGCCTCGCGCCGCACCTGGTGCGGCCGGTGCCGTTCCTCTACCCGCTCGAGCACACGTACGAGCGCCCCTACGTCGGCGCGGGCGTCGCGCTGTACGACGCCATGGCGATGGCCGGCAAGTACGAGACCGGTGTGCCTCGCCACAAGCACGTGTTCCGCAAGGAGCTGGCGCGTCTGGCCCCCGACATCCGCACCGACTCCCTGCACGGAGCCATCCGCTACTACGACGCCCAGGTCGACGACGCGCGCCTGGTCATGACGATCGCCCGCACGGCTGCCAACAACGGGGCCCATGTCGCGACCCGCACGAAGGTCGTCGGCTTCCTGCGCGAGGGCGAGCGGATCGTCGGCGTGGAGGCCCGCGACCTGGAGAACGGCGTCGACTTCACCGTGCGGGCGCGCACCGTCATCAACGCCGCCGGTGTCTGGACCGACCAGATCCAGGAGATGATTGGCGGCCAGGGCGCCCTCGACGTCGACGCCTCCAAGGGGATCCACCTGGTGGTGCCCCGCGACCGCATCCGTTCGGAGTGCGGCTTCATCACCAAGACGCCCCACTCGGTCCTCTTCGTGATTCCGTGGGGTCGTCACTGGATCATCGGCACGACGGACACCCCGTGGGACCTGGACCTCGCCCACCCCGCCGCCAGCCGCACCGACATCGACTACCTCCTCGAGCAGGTCAACGCGCTGCTCAAGGTCCCGCTCGACCACGACGACGTCGAGGGCGTGTACGCCGGCCTCCGCCCGCTGCTCAAGCCGTTGCGCAAGGCGGGCGTCGAGGCGGAGACGACGAAGCTGTCGCGGGAGCACACCACCATCAGCCCGATCCCCGGCCTCGTGCTCATCGCCGGCGGCAAGCTGACCACCTACCGGGTGATGGCGCGCGACGCCGTGGACCTGGCGGTGGCCGAGCTCGACGACGTGCTCCCCTCGATCACCGACCGGGTGCCGCTGGTGGGGGCGTACGGGTTCGAGACCCGCACCAACCAGCGGGTCGCGCTCTCGCGCGACGCGGGGATCGGCATCGGGCGGATCGACCACCTGCTGGGGCGCTTCGGCGGGCTCGTCGACGAGGTCCTGACGCTGGTGGACGAGCGGCCCGAGCTGGCGAAGCCGTTGGCGCACGCCGACGAGTACCTCGCCGTCGAGGTGGTCTACGCCGTCACCCACGAGGGTGCGCGCCACCTCGACGACGTGCTGGCGCGCCGCACGAGGATCTCGATCGAGACCTTCGACCGCGGCGTGAAGGCGGCCCGCGAGGTGGCTGAGCTGATGGCACCCGAGCTGGGCTGGGACAAGGGCACGGTCGACCGCGAGGTGGACCACTGGTTGCGTCGGGTGGAGGCGGAGCGCCAGAGCCAGCAGATGGCCACCGACACCGAGGCCGACGAGGCGCGGGTGGCCGCGCCCGAGATCCTCTGA
- a CDS encoding purple acid phosphatase family protein, whose protein sequence is MSPHSTTTGRRRATAGLAAAALFAGLTTTLVGPAAASPQTLPQVVSAASVASTPVVSKNATWRYLENDTFPSEGHTDPLSWTKDGFDDATWKTGAGTFGGKISSGTQSPAYSSTHTASVQLEMNGATGERVRTYFFRTAFDLTVEQLKDLGALRGTVNLDDGAIVYLNGKEVARQDVDPGMEGLSYANVGGTGFESLPVTLLKDDLKVGRNVVAVEVHNDRASSSDIWFAMTDLLPLTAEELRPKPTRVILTPTDDPCTSQNVTFQGAVKTHTTGRVEIRPSAGGDLKSVRALLQPMSVSNDFGHFSATITGLKPATKYTYRVSSNNVWSGWHEFETADRDEKEFSYLYYGDAQVGLDSTWPSVVAQAEARVPDSIGSVHAGDLIDTSSNDTQWSNWFSGMKDSAASTNVMAAPGNHEYSGDKLMTAWKAHFEYPLNNPNDSTIGELARLAEGDSDAAKHHRAYFDHWSDFAQETVYYADYQGVRFITVNATRDSTFLRPDVIPSCSGADCVGDVADLWTRYQAAWLDHVLATSESKWKVVTFHQPVYSTSSGRNEPVLREHWVPVFQKHDIDLVQMGHDHTYARGFNNDDVTATPGLTDGPVYMVSNSGAKHYNLETDAKNVWTLNGATQVQKAQGISTYQVVDVDEDTLTVKSYIAEINDSYLKLFRDGVKLDKSQFKVGDLWDEFTVHKTDDGRKAVVEAGMDAPAFEDLTPAPVVRSDLAAETPVLPGERVVLSVEVEGAERLQWQVKPVDGEWTDVEGATSTTLKLGRVASDDLGTAYRVVATTRTRAVTSTETVLADGSAAPVLVSDLTEQVKVTSGSDVTLQVELDAATPARLQWQRRVNGEWLDLRGRTGETLVLESVRTNADYRVVASAGVHTTTSATSSVVVTKRAATVAITKVRARQGKKAVVTLRSSVDGVAEVNVKRGAKTLTKMVKVKAGKTVVVRLGTLPRKGKGKAAVTVAVTPAGVDHSAARATKKVSVRK, encoded by the coding sequence ATGTCACCCCACTCGACGACCACAGGTCGCCGCCGCGCCACGGCCGGCCTGGCTGCTGCCGCCCTGTTCGCCGGTCTGACCACCACCCTGGTCGGTCCGGCCGCCGCTTCCCCCCAGACTCTGCCCCAGGTCGTCTCCGCGGCTTCCGTCGCGTCGACGCCGGTGGTCAGCAAGAACGCCACCTGGCGTTACCTCGAGAACGACACGTTCCCCTCCGAGGGCCACACCGACCCCCTGTCATGGACCAAGGACGGCTTTGACGACGCCACCTGGAAGACCGGTGCCGGCACCTTCGGCGGCAAGATCTCCAGCGGCACCCAGAGCCCTGCCTACAGCAGCACCCACACCGCCTCGGTGCAGCTGGAGATGAACGGCGCCACGGGTGAGCGGGTGCGTACCTACTTCTTCCGCACCGCCTTCGACCTGACCGTGGAGCAGCTCAAGGACCTCGGCGCCCTGCGCGGCACCGTCAACCTCGACGACGGCGCGATCGTCTACCTCAACGGCAAGGAGGTGGCCCGCCAGGACGTCGACCCCGGCATGGAGGGCCTCAGCTACGCCAACGTGGGTGGCACCGGCTTCGAGTCGCTGCCCGTCACGCTGCTCAAGGACGACCTGAAGGTCGGACGCAACGTGGTCGCGGTCGAGGTGCACAACGACCGCGCGTCCTCGTCCGACATCTGGTTCGCGATGACTGACCTGCTCCCGCTCACCGCCGAGGAGCTGCGGCCCAAGCCGACCCGGGTCATCCTCACCCCCACGGACGACCCCTGCACCAGCCAGAACGTCACCTTCCAGGGCGCCGTCAAGACCCACACCACCGGCCGGGTGGAGATCCGCCCCAGTGCCGGTGGAGACCTCAAGTCGGTCCGGGCGCTGCTCCAGCCGATGTCGGTCAGCAACGACTTCGGACACTTCTCCGCCACGATCACCGGGCTGAAGCCGGCCACGAAGTACACCTACCGCGTCTCGTCGAACAACGTCTGGAGCGGCTGGCACGAGTTCGAGACCGCCGATCGTGACGAGAAGGAGTTCTCCTACCTCTACTACGGTGACGCGCAGGTCGGGCTGGACTCGACCTGGCCCTCCGTCGTCGCGCAGGCCGAGGCGCGTGTCCCCGACTCGATCGGCTCGGTGCACGCGGGTGACCTCATCGACACCTCGTCGAACGACACCCAGTGGAGCAACTGGTTCAGCGGCATGAAGGACTCCGCCGCCTCCACGAACGTGATGGCTGCGCCGGGCAACCACGAGTACTCCGGCGACAAGCTCATGACGGCGTGGAAGGCGCACTTCGAATACCCGCTGAACAACCCGAACGACTCGACCATCGGTGAGCTCGCCCGGCTGGCCGAGGGTGACTCGGACGCCGCGAAGCACCACCGCGCCTACTTCGACCACTGGTCCGACTTCGCCCAGGAGACGGTGTACTACGCCGACTACCAGGGCGTGCGGTTCATCACCGTCAACGCCACCCGCGACAGCACGTTCCTGCGTCCCGACGTGATCCCGTCCTGCTCGGGCGCGGACTGCGTGGGCGACGTCGCCGACCTGTGGACCCGCTACCAGGCCGCGTGGCTCGACCACGTGCTGGCCACCTCCGAGTCCAAGTGGAAGGTCGTGACCTTCCACCAGCCGGTCTACTCGACGTCGTCGGGCCGCAACGAGCCCGTCCTGCGCGAGCACTGGGTGCCGGTCTTCCAGAAGCACGACATCGACCTGGTGCAGATGGGCCACGACCACACGTACGCGCGTGGTTTCAACAACGACGACGTCACCGCGACCCCCGGCCTGACCGACGGCCCGGTCTACATGGTGTCGAACTCCGGTGCCAAGCACTACAACCTCGAGACCGACGCCAAGAACGTCTGGACGCTCAACGGCGCCACCCAGGTGCAGAAGGCCCAGGGCATCTCGACCTACCAGGTCGTCGACGTCGACGAGGACACCCTCACGGTGAAGTCCTACATCGCCGAGATCAACGACTCCTACCTGAAGCTCTTCCGCGACGGCGTGAAGCTGGACAAGTCGCAGTTCAAGGTCGGCGACCTGTGGGACGAGTTCACCGTCCACAAGACCGACGACGGCCGCAAGGCGGTCGTCGAGGCCGGGATGGACGCTCCCGCGTTCGAGGACCTCACCCCCGCCCCGGTGGTGCGCAGCGACCTGGCCGCAGAGACCCCGGTCCTCCCGGGTGAGCGCGTCGTGCTGAGCGTCGAGGTCGAGGGTGCCGAGCGCCTCCAGTGGCAGGTCAAGCCGGTCGACGGCGAGTGGACCGACGTGGAGGGCGCGACCTCCACGACGCTGAAGCTGGGCCGTGTGGCCTCCGACGACCTGGGCACCGCCTACCGTGTCGTCGCCACCACCCGGACCAGGGCCGTCACCTCGACCGAGACCGTCCTGGCCGACGGTTCCGCCGCTCCGGTGCTCGTCTCCGACCTGACCGAGCAGGTGAAGGTCACCTCCGGAAGCGACGTCACCCTCCAGGTGGAGCTGGACGCCGCGACGCCGGCGCGACTGCAGTGGCAGCGCCGTGTCAACGGCGAGTGGCTCGACCTGCGCGGTCGTACGGGCGAGACCCTCGTCCTGGAGTCGGTGCGGACCAACGCGGACTACCGCGTGGTCGCGAGCGCCGGTGTGCACACCACGACCTCGGCGACCAGCTCGGTCGTCGTGACCAAGCGGGCGGCGACGGTCGCGATCACCAAGGTGAGAGCCCGACAGGGCAAGAAGGCCGTCGTGACGCTGCGTAGCTCCGTCGACGGCGTGGCCGAGGTGAATGTCAAGCGCGGCGCCAAGACCCTGACCAAGATGGTGAAGGTCAAGGCCGGCAAGACGGTCGTCGTCCGACTGGGCACGCTGCCCAGGAAGGGCAAGGGCAAGGCCGCCGTCACCGTCGCGGTGACCCCTGCTGGCGTCGACCACTCCGCGGCGCGAGCCACTAAGAAGGTCTCCGTCCGGAAGTGA
- a CDS encoding NYN domain-containing protein produces MPGRPDDRLAVLIDADNAQPALCDALMAEIATFGVATVKRVYGDWTTPQLTGWKNASNRHAIQPIQQFAYTTGKNATDSALIIDAMDLLYGDRLDGFVLVSSDSDFTRLAARLRESGKTVYGIGERKTPEAFRAACDRFIYADVLGVEDEVDESDDDRESTEDPGPAASVQAAANRVPTKRLRGDAHLMQLLRNAVSACSDDDGWANLGNVGSTIAKRAPEFDARNWGYAKLIGLVKATEDFDVERGDNGRGQGGAVRIRRRRR; encoded by the coding sequence ATGCCCGGACGCCCTGACGACCGCCTCGCGGTCCTGATCGATGCCGACAACGCCCAGCCCGCGCTCTGCGACGCCCTGATGGCCGAGATCGCCACCTTCGGCGTGGCGACGGTCAAGCGGGTCTACGGCGACTGGACCACGCCTCAGCTGACGGGTTGGAAGAACGCCTCCAACCGGCACGCCATCCAGCCGATCCAGCAGTTCGCCTACACGACCGGCAAGAACGCGACCGACAGCGCACTGATCATCGACGCGATGGACCTGCTCTACGGCGACCGCCTGGACGGGTTCGTGCTGGTGTCCTCCGACTCCGACTTCACCCGGTTGGCCGCCCGGCTGCGCGAGTCCGGCAAGACCGTCTACGGCATCGGTGAGCGTAAGACCCCGGAGGCCTTCCGCGCTGCGTGCGACCGGTTCATCTACGCCGACGTGCTCGGGGTGGAGGACGAGGTGGACGAGTCCGACGACGACCGGGAGTCCACCGAGGACCCGGGCCCGGCAGCCTCGGTGCAGGCGGCTGCCAACCGGGTGCCCACGAAGCGGCTCAGGGGTGACGCCCACCTGATGCAGCTGCTCCGCAATGCGGTGTCGGCCTGCTCCGACGACGACGGGTGGGCCAACCTGGGCAACGTCGGGTCGACGATCGCCAAGCGGGCGCCGGAGTTCGACGCGCGCAACTGGGGCTACGCCAAGCTGATCGGTCTGGTCAAGGCGACCGAGGACTTCGACGTCGAGCGCGGCGACAACGGCCGCGGACAGGGTGGGGCCGTGCGGATCCGGCGCCGCCGGCGGTGA
- a CDS encoding carbon-nitrogen hydrolase family protein — protein sequence MRTLRVAAGQAPAACLSAEANVSAAVDLTREAAAQDVRLLVLPETFLTNYCSAAFSRPPSVEGLPELLAPLRETTRSSGVTVVLSAPLDRGGAKTLSSIVVKPDGSVTAPYDKQHLSDDLDQSQFVAGQHGTSIEVDGWEVALSVCYDGSFPEHACAAAVDGARLYVNSGAFFVGGEHRRDLYYPARALDNGIFSLFSGLTGECSHDGTVFAGGSAVYDPEGRPLARLGREAGLAVADLDPALMAATRAAHPMHAERRTSLGSRVRS from the coding sequence ATGAGGACGCTACGGGTCGCTGCTGGGCAGGCGCCCGCAGCGTGCCTCTCTGCGGAGGCCAACGTCTCGGCGGCGGTCGACCTGACCCGTGAAGCCGCGGCACAGGACGTACGCCTGTTGGTGCTGCCGGAGACGTTCCTGACCAACTACTGCTCAGCGGCCTTCTCGCGCCCACCCTCGGTCGAGGGGCTGCCCGAGCTCCTCGCACCTCTGCGGGAGACGACCCGGAGCTCCGGGGTGACGGTGGTGCTCTCAGCGCCCCTGGACCGTGGCGGGGCGAAGACGCTCTCGAGCATCGTGGTGAAGCCTGACGGCTCGGTCACCGCCCCCTACGACAAGCAGCACCTCTCCGACGACCTGGACCAGAGCCAGTTCGTGGCCGGTCAGCACGGCACGTCGATCGAGGTCGACGGGTGGGAGGTGGCACTCTCCGTCTGCTACGACGGTTCCTTCCCCGAGCATGCCTGCGCGGCCGCTGTCGACGGTGCCCGCCTCTACGTCAACAGTGGCGCCTTCTTCGTCGGGGGTGAGCACCGCCGCGACCTCTACTACCCGGCGCGTGCCCTCGACAACGGGATCTTCTCCCTCTTCTCCGGGCTGACGGGGGAGTGCAGCCACGACGGGACGGTCTTCGCGGGCGGTTCCGCGGTCTACGACCCTGAAGGACGTCCGCTCGCCCGGCTCGGTCGCGAGGCCGGTCTGGCCGTCGCAGACCTCGACCCCGCCCTGATGGCCGCCACCCGCGCCGCGCACCCGATGCACGCGGAGCGGCGTACGTCGTTGGGGTCCCGGGTCCGCTCCTGA
- a CDS encoding GuaB3 family IMP dehydrogenase-related protein has translation MTEIEIGKNKRARRAYAFDDVAIVPSRRTRDPEEVSVAWQIDAYRFDLPVLAAPMDSVMSPATAIEFGRLGGLGVLNLEGLWTRYADPMPLLEEVAALRGVDATRRLQEIYTEPIKAELITERLKQMREAGVTVAGSLSPQHTKEFAKTVVDAGVDMFVIRGTTVSAEHVSSQAEPLNLKEFIYELDVPVIVGGCATYQAALHLMRTGAAGVLVGFGGGAAHTTRSVLGIAVPMASAVSDVAAARRDYLDESGGRYVHVIADGSIGRSGDIPKAIACGADAVMVGSPLARATNAPGHGFHWGSEATHGALPRGQRVEFEPVGTLEEILFGPSRVADGTMNLIGALKRSMATTGYTELKEFQRVEVVVG, from the coding sequence GTGACCGAGATCGAGATCGGCAAGAACAAGCGGGCCCGCCGGGCCTACGCCTTCGACGACGTGGCCATCGTGCCGTCACGTCGTACGCGTGACCCCGAGGAGGTCAGCGTCGCGTGGCAGATCGATGCCTACCGCTTCGACCTCCCCGTGCTGGCCGCCCCGATGGACTCGGTGATGTCCCCGGCCACGGCGATCGAGTTCGGTCGCCTCGGCGGCCTGGGCGTCCTCAACCTCGAGGGGCTCTGGACCCGGTACGCCGACCCCATGCCCCTGCTGGAGGAGGTCGCTGCCCTCCGCGGCGTCGACGCGACGCGTCGGCTGCAGGAGATCTACACCGAGCCGATCAAGGCCGAGCTGATCACCGAGCGCCTCAAGCAGATGCGTGAGGCGGGCGTGACCGTGGCCGGTTCGTTGTCGCCCCAGCACACCAAGGAGTTCGCGAAGACGGTCGTCGACGCCGGCGTCGACATGTTCGTCATCCGCGGCACCACCGTCTCCGCCGAGCACGTCTCCAGCCAGGCCGAGCCGCTGAACCTCAAGGAGTTCATCTACGAGCTCGACGTGCCGGTCATCGTCGGTGGCTGCGCGACCTACCAGGCTGCGCTGCACCTGATGCGCACCGGTGCCGCCGGCGTCCTCGTCGGCTTCGGTGGCGGTGCCGCGCACACCACCCGCTCGGTGCTGGGCATTGCCGTCCCGATGGCCTCGGCCGTCTCCGACGTCGCCGCGGCCCGCCGCGACTACCTCGACGAGTCGGGTGGCCGCTACGTCCACGTCATCGCCGACGGCTCGATCGGCCGGTCGGGTGACATCCCCAAGGCGATCGCCTGCGGCGCCGACGCCGTGATGGTCGGCTCCCCGCTGGCGCGTGCCACGAACGCACCGGGCCACGGGTTCCACTGGGGCTCGGAGGCCACCCACGGTGCGCTGCCGCGTGGCCAGCGCGTCGAGTTCGAGCCGGTCGGCACGCTCGAGGAGATCCTCTTCGGTCCCTCCCGCGTCGCTGACGGCACCATGAACCTGATCGGCGCCCTGAAGCGCTCGATGGCCACCACCGGCTACACCGAGCTCAAGGAGTTCCAGCGCGTCGAGGTCGTCGTCGGCTGA